In Candidatus Tanganyikabacteria bacterium, the sequence GCCCGGGGGATGCTCGCCGGCCGCTTGGCTCCTCGCGCGTCCTGGAGTACCCTCCAGGCACGATCCGGAGACAGCCTTCATGGCCGAACGAGATACCGCGCCGCCGCAGCCCGATCCCGGGGGATCGGGCCTGGCGCGGCTCCTGGCGCGGGTGCCGTTCTTCGCGGGCCTCGACGCGGATGCCCTCGTCGAGATCCGCGGGCGCGGCCGGCCCAGGCGCGTCGAGAAGGGCTCCTGCTTCTTCCAGCAAGGCGAGCCGGCCGAGGCCCTGTACGTGCTGCTGGAGGGCGAGGTGCGGCTGATCCAGATCTCGCCGGAGGGCCAGCGCGTGCCGCTGCACTTCGTGCATCCGGGCGAACCGTTCGGCGGCGGGCCGATCATGGGCCACCGCACCTATCCGGCCGAAGCGGAGGCGATGGCCCCGTCGTTCGCCCTGCGCTGGGATTCGGCCACCATCCAGGACCTGGTGGACAGGCACCCCCTGCTGGCGCGCAACATGCTCAAGGTGGTGGCCGCGCGCTTCGCCGAGTTGCAGGATCGCTTCCGCGAACTGGCGACCGAACGGGTCGAACGCCGGGTGGCCCGCGTGCTGCTCAGGCTGGCCGCGCCCTACGGCAAGACGACCGAACGCGGCATCCGGGTGGAGGTGCCGCTCTCGCGCCAGGACCTGGCCGACACCGCCGGCACCACGCTCTCGACCGTGAGCCGCATCGTCAGCCGCTGGGAGTCCGAGGGGCTCGTCGAGTCGGGCCGCGGCTGGATCCTGCTCGCCAATCCGGATGCCCTGACCGCCATCGCCGAGGAGACCAAGGCATGAAAGACCTTCTGACCACTGTCCGGGAGCGCTTCCCGCAACTCGTCATCGCGGGAGTCCTGCTCGGCTTCGCATTGATCCTGGCCGAACTCGTGCTCATCGAGCACACGGAGAAGAAGCAACTGGTCGCCATCGGCGCCACCCTGCTCGGCGCGGCGGCCGCCGGCGCGGGCCTGGCGGCGCCCGCCGGCTTCCGCGGGGCGATCGCGGTGGCCCTCGTCTTCGCGGGCCTGGCGGGCATTCCGGGCACCGTGCTGCACTATGCCGAGGCGCGGGAGGAGGCCGAGAAGCGGCTGCGCAAGGGCGCCGAGTCCCTGCTGCCGGGCGGCCCGGCCCATGCGAGCGAGGAGCACGAGGAAGACGAGAAGAAGAAGAAGGAGCACCACGGGCCGCCCCCCCTGGCGCCGCTTTCGGTGACCGGCCTGGGTTTGCTGGGCGCGCTGGCGGTCCTGGCCCGCAGGGACGCCGCCGAGGCCTGAGCGAGACCGGCCGGCCGCGCCTTAACAAGGCCCCGCCCACCCGGTAGGCTACGGAGGCGAAAGGGGCCAGCGCGCTGGCTGCACGGCGCCATGCAGACGTTGTTTGCCGACCGTACCGCCGCGGGACGACAGCTCGCCGAGCAGTTGCGCGGGGTGGTCGGGCGCGAAGCGGTGGTCCTGGCGTTGCCGCGCGGCGGCATCCCCGTGGCCCGGCCGGTGGCTGCCGCCCTGGGCGCGCCCCTGGACGTGCTGGCGGCCCGCAAGCTGGGATTCCCCGGAGAGCCGGAGCTGGCGATCGGCGCGGTCACCGCCCGCGGGCACCGGGTCCTGCACGACGAGTTGCTGCGCAACGTCGTCCTCCCGCCCGGCTACCTGGCGGCCGAGACCGCGAGGCAGACGCGGCGAGCCGCGGAACTGGAGCGCCGCCTCCGGGACGGCCGGACTCCGGAGCCACTGGCCGACAGGGAGGTCGTCATCGTGGACGATGGCATCGCGACCGGGATGACCGTGCGGGCCGCCATCGCCGACGTGCGCGACCGCCGGCCCGGCGCGGTGATCGTCGCGGCGCCCGTGATCGCCTACACCACGTACCTGGCGCTCTCGCAACTGGCCGACCGGGTGGTCGCCGTGCTGGTGCCGGCGGAGTTCCGGGCGGTGGGCGAGTTCTACCGCAACTTCGACCAGGTCGAGGACGCCGCGGCAGCGCGCCTGCTGGCGGAGGCGGCGGAAGCTCCTGGCCGCGTTCCTCGCAGGGATCGACCGCGACGCCTTTCCGGCCATTGACTTGCTCCCGCACGCCGTTTTGCTTGACCAGACGAGGCGCTTGCCCGAGGACACCGACCTGGGGGGGACACCTCGAACCGCATTGCGATCGGCAACTTCGATGTGGTATCTTCCCACATGGAGATGGAGGATTCAATGTGACAGGCCGCCCCAACGAGACCTTCCTCGTAACGCTGTCTTCCTCGGGCCAGGTGACAGTGCCGGCGCCGATCAGGAAGCTCGCCCGGGAGCGCGGGACCCGGAAGTTCCGGGTCACCCTGGTCGATGCCGGTGCCGGGATCTTCCAGTTCGAGCCCGTCCTCGGGCTGGCGGAGGCCCTGTCGAAGTATGTTCGATTGTATGACCCGCCACTTCGCGAGACGCTCCGGGCGTTGGACGCGGAGGAAGCTGCGGCCTGGGAGGACAGCGAGTCCGGAAACAGCCCATGATCCTGGATGCGAGCGTGCTGCTGGCCGTTCTGAATCGGGACGACCCCTTTCATGAGGCCGCCCTCGAAGTCGTATCTCGCGGAAATCACGCCATTCACGCCGTCAACCTCGGGGAAGTCGCGTCGATCCTGTTCAGGCGGGATCCGGCGGTCGCCGACGAAGTCCTCGATGTGTTCATGGCGGCGCCGGACCTCGAGGTAGCCTATGACCCGGTGGAGCGAGAGGCCGGCCGCCTGCACGCCGATCGACCGTCCCGAAAGATATCGCTGG encodes:
- a CDS encoding Crp/Fnr family transcriptional regulator; the protein is MAERDTAPPQPDPGGSGLARLLARVPFFAGLDADALVEIRGRGRPRRVEKGSCFFQQGEPAEALYVLLEGEVRLIQISPEGQRVPLHFVHPGEPFGGGPIMGHRTYPAEAEAMAPSFALRWDSATIQDLVDRHPLLARNMLKVVAARFAELQDRFRELATERVERRVARVLLRLAAPYGKTTERGIRVEVPLSRQDLADTAGTTLSTVSRIVSRWESEGLVESGRGWILLANPDALTAIAEETKA
- a CDS encoding PIN domain-containing protein translates to MILDASVLLAVLNRDDPFHEAALEVVSRGNHAIHAVNLGEVASILFRRDPAVADEVLDVFMAAPDLEVAYDPVEREAGRLHADRPSRKISLADCFGAALAAARSEAVVSADKDFRWFTETAGIAVQVLAGEERPDRAAP
- a CDS encoding phosphoribosyltransferase, whose translation is MFADRTAAGRQLAEQLRGVVGREAVVLALPRGGIPVARPVAAALGAPLDVLAARKLGFPGEPELAIGAVTARGHRVLHDELLRNVVLPPGYLAAETARQTRRAAELERRLRDGRTPEPLADREVVIVDDGIATGMTVRAAIADVRDRRPGAVIVAAPVIAYTTYLALSQLADRVVAVLVPAEFRAVGEFYRNFDQVEDAAAARLLAEAAEAPGRVPRRDRPRRLSGH